Proteins encoded in a region of the bacterium genome:
- a CDS encoding Fe3+-siderophores ABC transporter protein, which translates to MRVISLVPSLTESLLECGVDVVGRTRFCVHPADRVAGIPVVGGTKEVDWAACQALRPDLVVLDREENTREMADSCPWPWTAVHITAVENVGTELSGLARRVGSDALLQLAGDWSRVADRGALAFPGWRQIPGAETYLSASTEAISRLEYVIWRKPWRVIGPGTFIHSMLRKVGLGDYLPSHESRYPEMLEAAMNRSDTFYLYSSEPYPFADKEELLGSSGIAGAIVDGELYSWYGVRSYRFLEALSEG; encoded by the coding sequence ATGCGCGTTATCAGCCTCGTTCCCAGCCTGACGGAATCGCTGCTCGAGTGCGGGGTCGATGTGGTGGGTCGGACGCGCTTTTGCGTGCATCCGGCGGACAGGGTGGCAGGCATCCCGGTGGTTGGCGGCACGAAAGAAGTCGACTGGGCCGCGTGCCAGGCACTCCGCCCCGACCTCGTCGTCTTGGATCGAGAGGAGAACACCCGAGAGATGGCCGATTCCTGCCCTTGGCCCTGGACGGCAGTGCACATCACGGCGGTAGAGAATGTGGGTACGGAGTTGAGCGGCCTGGCTCGGAGGGTGGGGAGCGACGCGCTCCTTCAGCTGGCTGGCGACTGGAGCAGAGTTGCCGATCGGGGCGCCTTGGCCTTCCCCGGTTGGCGCCAGATACCCGGGGCCGAGACCTACTTGTCTGCTAGTACAGAAGCGATCTCACGTCTTGAGTACGTGATTTGGCGAAAGCCTTGGAGGGTGATCGGACCCGGTACCTTTATTCACTCCATGCTTCGAAAAGTGGGGTTGGGCGACTACCTGCCGTCGCACGAGAGCCGCTACCCGGAGATGCTCGAAGCGGCCATGAATCGAAGCGACACCTTCTATCTCTATTCCTCGGAGCCCTACCCTTTTGCGGACAAAGAAGAGCTGCTCGGGTCGAGCGGTATCGCCGGAGCCATTGTGGATGGCGAGCTCTACTCCTGGTACGGCGTCAGAAGTTATCGGTTCCTCGAAGCGTTGTCGGAGGGTTGA
- a CDS encoding SpoIIE family protein phosphatase codes for MIRHRILCLTLLLAALVTAAELWAGAKVKFSHLNMDDGLPEAGAISMIQDRLGFLWIGTQNGLVRYDGYNFRTYKPDPENPSSIGGRIVLALYEDRDGELWIGTRRGGLNRYDRATDSFVRFQNDPADPNSLSHDAVSSIVEDAKGRLWVGTGDTEAEDGGGGLNLFDRATERFTRYRHDPEDPASLGHNAIMELAADPSGGLWIGTTGGGLDRMPLSVNGSPAFTHFRHDPDDPGSLSNDVVFALTLDQEGNVWVGTEGGLNRLNREAGPGDARFTRYRQDPDGRGGLASDYISELFFEPGGSLWVGTWTGVLHKFDPVSEKFYRFEHHPDDPDSLSSNNGVTALLVDRTEILWVATWGGGLNKLDRFAARFPHYKHDPNDANSLSADRVTAMAEDRAGNVWIGTHGGGLNRFNPRTDTFNHFRHDPDDPTSLSSDGVSSVLEDSTGTLWVGTPKGLDRFNPDGGTFTHYRHDPDDPSSLSDNSVLSMLEDSSGRFWVGTLAGGLNLMDRASGRFQAWDHDPGDPDSLGHNAVSSIYEDRSGTIWTACDGGLARFDLASGTSTNYLEPLTGLDIIQSMHEDRSGRFWVGTFNGGLHLFDRTAGTSRPITEAHGLAHDSVYNILEDNQGRLWLATGNGLSRYDADTGVFRNYGVADGLQARRFNGGALLTRTGEMFFGGDNGVNAFHPEQVWDNPHPPQVALTYFKLFNQPVEAGEGAPLAQHVSVAEEIELAHDENAISFGFAAIHHSRPRGNRYAYRLEPLDKSWFETEHPHASYSNLPPGRYVFRVQAANSDGVWNEDGASISVIIRPPWWRTWWAWTGYALLLVAGLFSGDRLQRSRLLTRERARVKEQEARLQAEAAELRVKAAEAQALVLQAENDRQTRELEDARDLQLSMLPESLPEHPDFEIAAYMNTATEVGGDYYDFDVAPDGTLTIAIGDATGHGTRAGTMVTATKVLFNALASEPDSLRVLEKSTRVIKRLNLHNLFMALALAKVRGRQLEIAGAGMPPTLILRAASGRVEELELNGAPLGSFSDFPYSSASAELEPGDTVLMMSDGLPETVDPDGEVFGYERVGAALRDAGPLAPQELIEYLSSAAAGWANGRPADDDLTLVALRLRASGTPH; via the coding sequence ATGATTCGGCACCGCATCCTCTGTCTTACCCTCCTGCTAGCCGCTCTGGTCACGGCGGCGGAGCTTTGGGCCGGCGCCAAAGTCAAGTTCAGTCATCTGAACATGGACGACGGGCTGCCCGAGGCCGGTGCGATCTCGATGATTCAGGATCGGCTGGGCTTTCTTTGGATCGGTACTCAAAACGGACTGGTTCGGTATGACGGCTACAACTTCAGGACCTACAAGCCCGATCCGGAGAATCCGAGCTCGATCGGGGGCCGGATCGTTCTGGCGCTCTACGAGGACCGGGACGGCGAGCTTTGGATCGGTACGCGGCGCGGTGGGCTCAATCGCTACGATCGGGCTACTGACTCCTTCGTTCGTTTTCAGAACGACCCGGCCGATCCAAACAGTCTGAGCCATGATGCCGTGAGTTCGATCGTCGAGGACGCGAAAGGCCGGCTCTGGGTGGGCACCGGGGACACGGAGGCTGAGGACGGCGGGGGAGGGCTCAACCTGTTTGACCGAGCTACCGAGCGCTTCACTCGCTATCGCCACGACCCCGAGGATCCCGCCTCGCTCGGTCACAACGCGATCATGGAGCTAGCGGCGGACCCCTCGGGTGGTCTCTGGATCGGCACTACCGGTGGCGGGCTCGACAGAATGCCGCTATCGGTGAACGGGTCACCAGCCTTCACTCACTTTCGCCATGACCCCGATGACCCCGGCAGTTTGAGCAACGATGTGGTCTTCGCCCTGACCCTCGATCAGGAAGGGAATGTCTGGGTAGGCACCGAGGGTGGTCTCAACCGGCTCAATCGCGAAGCGGGGCCGGGTGACGCTCGATTCACCCGCTACCGCCAGGATCCGGATGGTCGCGGTGGGCTCGCCAGCGACTACATTTCGGAGCTCTTCTTCGAGCCCGGCGGGAGCCTTTGGGTGGGTACCTGGACCGGTGTCCTGCACAAGTTCGATCCGGTGAGCGAGAAGTTCTACCGATTCGAGCACCACCCCGATGATCCCGACAGCTTGAGCTCGAACAACGGAGTGACGGCGCTCCTTGTGGACCGGACCGAGATCCTGTGGGTCGCGACCTGGGGCGGAGGATTGAACAAGCTCGATCGATTCGCCGCCCGTTTCCCGCACTACAAGCACGATCCCAACGACGCCAACAGTCTGAGCGCCGACCGGGTCACCGCCATGGCCGAGGATCGCGCCGGCAATGTCTGGATCGGAACCCACGGTGGTGGACTCAATCGCTTCAATCCGCGCACCGATACCTTCAACCACTTTCGGCACGATCCAGACGATCCCACGTCGCTCAGCTCCGACGGCGTCTCGTCTGTCCTGGAGGATTCCACCGGTACTCTTTGGGTAGGAACCCCCAAGGGTCTCGATCGGTTCAACCCCGACGGCGGCACCTTCACCCACTACCGTCACGATCCGGACGACCCCTCGAGTCTCAGCGACAATTCCGTTTTGTCCATGCTCGAAGACAGTAGCGGTCGTTTCTGGGTGGGCACGCTCGCGGGCGGTCTCAACCTGATGGACCGGGCGAGCGGGAGGTTTCAAGCCTGGGACCACGATCCCGGCGATCCCGATAGCCTCGGTCACAACGCGGTTTCGTCGATTTACGAGGACCGATCCGGAACGATCTGGACCGCCTGTGACGGCGGCCTCGCTCGCTTCGATCTCGCGAGCGGTACTTCTACCAACTACCTCGAGCCGCTGACCGGGCTGGACATCATCCAGTCGATGCACGAGGACCGCTCGGGGCGTTTCTGGGTCGGCACGTTCAACGGCGGGTTGCATCTCTTCGACCGGACCGCGGGCACCAGCCGGCCAATCACCGAAGCTCACGGCTTGGCACACGATTCCGTCTACAACATTCTCGAGGACAACCAAGGCAGGCTCTGGCTCGCCACCGGCAACGGCCTGTCCCGCTACGACGCGGATACCGGGGTGTTCCGAAACTACGGGGTGGCCGACGGTCTCCAGGCGCGGCGCTTCAACGGCGGCGCGCTGTTGACTCGTACGGGCGAGATGTTCTTCGGCGGCGACAACGGCGTCAACGCATTCCATCCCGAACAGGTCTGGGACAATCCCCATCCACCGCAGGTCGCTCTGACGTATTTCAAGCTCTTCAACCAACCGGTCGAGGCCGGGGAAGGCGCGCCGCTGGCGCAGCACGTCTCGGTAGCCGAAGAGATCGAGCTGGCGCACGACGAGAACGCGATCTCCTTCGGTTTCGCGGCCATTCACCACAGCCGGCCGAGAGGCAACCGCTATGCCTACCGCCTGGAGCCGCTGGACAAGTCCTGGTTCGAGACCGAGCACCCTCACGCGTCGTACTCCAACTTGCCTCCGGGCCGCTATGTTTTCCGGGTCCAGGCGGCCAACAGCGACGGCGTGTGGAACGAAGACGGCGCCTCGATATCGGTGATCATCCGGCCTCCCTGGTGGCGGACATGGTGGGCTTGGACCGGTTACGCGCTGCTCCTGGTGGCCGGTCTTTTTTCGGGCGACCGACTCCAGCGCTCTCGTCTGCTCACCCGCGAGCGCGCCCGGGTCAAGGAACAGGAAGCGCGGCTCCAGGCCGAGGCCGCGGAGCTCAGAGTAAAGGCCGCCGAGGCGCAAGCGCTAGTGCTCCAGGCCGAGAACGACCGTCAGACTCGCGAGCTCGAAGACGCGCGAGATCTGCAGCTTTCGATGCTGCCGGAGTCTTTACCGGAGCATCCCGATTTCGAGATCGCCGCCTATATGAACACGGCGACCGAGGTCGGCGGCGACTACTACGATTTCGACGTGGCGCCAGACGGCACACTCACGATCGCCATCGGCGACGCCACCGGACACGGCACGAGAGCGGGAACGATGGTCACGGCGACCAAGGTGCTGTTCAACGCTCTGGCGTCGGAGCCCGACAGCCTGCGGGTGCTCGAGAAGTCGACCCGGGTGATCAAGCGATTGAATCTGCACAATCTGTTCATGGCGCTGGCACTGGCAAAAGTGCGTGGCAGACAGTTGGAGATTGCCGGTGCGGGCATGCCGCCGACACTGATTCTGAGGGCCGCTTCCGGCCGCGTCGAGGAGCTCGAGCTCAACGGCGCCCCTCTCGGTAGCTTTTCGGATTTTCCCTATTCATCGGCTTCGGCCGAGCTCGAGCCGGGCGACACGGTACTCATGATGAGTGACGGCCTTCCCGAGACCGTCGATCCGGACGGCGAGGTGTTCGGATACGAGCGCGTCGGGGCCGCCCTGCGCGATGCCGGCCCGCTCGCTCCGCAGGAGCTGATCGAGTACCTGTCGAGCGCGGCCGCGGGCTGGGCCAACGGCAGGCCGGCTGATGACGACTTGACGCTGGTGGCGTTGCGGCTGCGAGCATCGGGGACACCACACTAG
- a CDS encoding efflux RND transporter periplasmic adaptor subunit gives MGRILKILLILILVAGLGGAGYAWFKGRNTGDEEFKLIAVERGVIVEKAVAIGQIEPRLEFKVKSKISGIVKRCAVEVGDRVAAGDALFEIVPDPTPSELVEAQRRLDSARSAHTRAEAAWKRAEELAREGITPADDLDTKREAVELAGIELASAQDNLELIRKGRIAGRGRSMESVIRAPAAGIVLARAVDPGDPVVPLTSFQEGTELATIADMGDLIFRGTVDEIDVGKLDHGVTARLKIGALPGVEVTGRLSKIAPQAKEEEGARLFDVEIELDPADEVTLRAGYSANADLIIREKEDILLIPERLVLFEEDGAKTFVELPGESPEAEPQKVEIETGLSDGLNIEIVSGLDEGAEVIQRPPRDIFG, from the coding sequence GTGGGGCGCATTCTGAAAATCCTCCTGATCCTCATTCTCGTTGCCGGCCTGGGTGGCGCGGGCTACGCCTGGTTCAAGGGCCGAAACACGGGCGACGAGGAATTCAAGCTGATCGCGGTGGAGCGCGGGGTGATCGTCGAGAAGGCCGTCGCTATCGGTCAGATCGAGCCGCGGCTCGAGTTCAAGGTGAAATCCAAGATCTCGGGGATCGTCAAACGCTGCGCCGTGGAGGTCGGCGACCGGGTCGCCGCCGGCGATGCTCTGTTCGAGATCGTTCCCGATCCCACGCCCAGTGAGCTGGTCGAAGCCCAGCGGCGTTTGGACTCGGCGCGCTCGGCCCATACTCGGGCCGAAGCGGCGTGGAAACGGGCCGAGGAGCTGGCGCGCGAAGGCATCACTCCGGCCGACGACCTCGATACCAAGCGTGAGGCGGTCGAGTTGGCCGGGATCGAACTAGCCAGTGCCCAGGACAATCTCGAGTTGATCCGCAAGGGCCGAATCGCCGGTCGCGGTCGCTCGATGGAATCGGTCATTCGAGCCCCGGCGGCCGGTATCGTGCTGGCGCGCGCGGTGGATCCGGGAGATCCGGTGGTGCCGTTGACCTCTTTTCAGGAGGGAACCGAACTCGCCACTATCGCTGACATGGGAGACTTGATCTTTCGCGGTACGGTTGACGAGATCGACGTTGGCAAGCTCGATCACGGGGTCACGGCTCGGCTCAAGATCGGAGCACTGCCCGGAGTCGAGGTCACCGGACGGCTGTCGAAGATCGCTCCTCAGGCCAAGGAGGAAGAAGGCGCCCGGCTGTTCGACGTCGAGATCGAGCTCGACCCCGCCGACGAGGTCACGCTGCGCGCCGGATACTCGGCCAATGCGGATTTGATCATTCGCGAGAAGGAGGACATCCTGCTCATCCCCGAACGCTTGGTGCTCTTCGAGGAGGACGGGGCCAAGACCTTCGTCGAGCTTCCCGGGGAAAGTCCGGAGGCCGAGCCGCAAAAGGTCGAGATCGAAACCGGTCTCTCGGATGGACTCAACATTGAGATCGTGTCCGGCCTCGACGAGGGCGCCGAGGTCATTCAGAGACCTCCCAGGGATATCTTCGGTTAG
- a CDS encoding ABC transporter permease produces the protein MDRFRNLLKQLFRDLRAQRLRTLLTTLGIVWGTAAVSLLLAFGDGFHHQLKKNSAGLGNGIVIAWPSLTSMPFEGLGKGRPIRLDESDIELIRAGTQELGWISSEYARTLKLQLGTRTLAVDTVGAHPIFSELRNMIPQAGGRFIDPLDMRDKRRVMFLGNDLAEQLFGTGDPVGQTLRLHGSPFTVIGVLKKKTQDSSYRFRDKDMAVIPATTMRALTGQKYMNNFVFTARDVTRTEQATNEVLRVVAAEHRFDPEDKEALAVWDTSDMAKFLDTFMLAFRLFLGIVGSLTLVVGGIGVSNIMNVAVEERTREIGIKMALGARPQGVLGQFLLETLMITAVGGGIGLAITQGLCSLFPAFGVTEYVGDPNLTPALALGTVALLGAIGLIAGYFPARTAAELDPVVAMKT, from the coding sequence ATGGATCGTTTCCGCAATCTTCTCAAGCAGCTTTTTCGGGATCTTCGCGCTCAGCGTCTGCGCACGCTGCTGACGACGCTCGGGATCGTCTGGGGAACGGCCGCGGTGAGCCTGCTCCTGGCTTTCGGCGACGGCTTCCACCATCAGCTCAAGAAGAACTCCGCCGGTCTCGGCAACGGCATCGTCATCGCGTGGCCGTCACTGACTTCGATGCCTTTCGAGGGGCTCGGAAAGGGTCGGCCGATTCGCTTGGACGAAAGCGACATCGAGCTCATTCGCGCCGGCACGCAGGAGCTGGGCTGGATCTCGAGCGAGTACGCCCGGACCTTGAAGCTGCAGCTCGGAACCAGGACCCTGGCCGTCGATACCGTCGGCGCCCACCCGATCTTCAGTGAGCTGCGCAACATGATCCCGCAGGCCGGCGGCCGCTTTATCGATCCCTTGGACATGCGCGACAAGCGCCGGGTGATGTTCCTGGGAAACGATCTTGCCGAGCAGCTCTTCGGAACCGGGGATCCGGTGGGCCAGACGCTGCGTTTGCACGGTTCTCCCTTTACCGTGATTGGCGTGCTCAAGAAGAAGACCCAGGACTCCTCGTATCGCTTCCGGGACAAAGACATGGCGGTGATTCCGGCGACGACGATGCGAGCGCTGACCGGTCAGAAGTACATGAACAACTTCGTCTTCACGGCCAGGGATGTAACCCGCACCGAACAGGCGACCAATGAGGTCTTGCGAGTCGTCGCCGCAGAGCATCGGTTCGATCCCGAGGACAAAGAAGCCCTCGCCGTCTGGGACACGTCGGACATGGCCAAGTTCCTGGACACCTTCATGCTGGCGTTCCGGCTCTTTCTCGGCATCGTCGGTTCGCTGACCCTGGTTGTCGGCGGAATCGGCGTGTCCAACATCATGAACGTCGCCGTCGAAGAGAGGACCCGCGAGATCGGTATCAAGATGGCGCTCGGCGCACGGCCCCAGGGCGTCCTCGGACAGTTTCTGCTCGAAACCTTGATGATCACCGCCGTCGGCGGTGGCATCGGGCTCGCGATCACACAAGGGCTATGCTCGCTCTTTCCGGCCTTCGGCGTCACCGAGTACGTCGGCGATCCCAATCTGACACCCGCCCTCGCCCTCGGCACGGTGGCTCTGCTCGGAGCCATCGGCTTGATCGCCGGTTACTTTCCGGCTCGTACCGCCGCAGAGCTCGACCCAGTGGTGGCGATGAAGACGTAG
- a CDS encoding ABC transporter permease — protein MLRPWLIFQLFLRSSRVQKKRAFLTIAAIAWGSLSLVLLLAFGEGMKRQLTLAQAGLGRNLAIMWPGETTLPWEGMPAGRPIRPRLEDVELVAARVENVSAVTGEMTNYRAPLTNGRKTINGRVTGVSLAYGEMRNHIAASGGRFLNILDDKLRRRVIFLGWTLAEDLYGEEDPVGRTLLVDNTPYTVVGVLEEKLQMGSYGSPDEDHAVVPITTFKAQWGRERLTNLVVQADRAESMPTVLRGVREVLGAKYGFDPEDERALPTWDTVEGAAIMGNMLLGIQLFLGIIGALTLFVGGIGVANIMYAVVKERTKEIGVKMALGARSRWVTGPLVLEGLTYTLLGGVLGLIMATGLVTVLEMLPTGDNEAIEFLGKPTLSLPIAIATAAILGLIGLVAAYFPARRASLVDPAETLRYE, from the coding sequence ATGCTCAGACCCTGGCTCATCTTTCAGCTCTTTCTGCGCTCGTCTCGGGTCCAGAAGAAGCGCGCTTTTCTGACCATAGCCGCCATCGCCTGGGGCTCTCTTTCGCTGGTGCTTCTACTCGCCTTCGGTGAGGGGATGAAACGACAGCTCACCCTGGCCCAGGCGGGTCTGGGCCGAAACCTCGCTATTATGTGGCCCGGCGAGACCACTCTGCCCTGGGAAGGCATGCCGGCGGGCCGGCCGATCCGGCCGCGCCTGGAGGACGTCGAATTGGTCGCCGCCCGGGTCGAGAACGTCAGCGCGGTCACCGGTGAGATGACCAACTATCGCGCGCCGCTGACCAACGGGCGCAAGACGATCAACGGCCGGGTAACCGGCGTCAGCCTGGCCTACGGCGAGATGAGAAACCACATCGCGGCATCCGGTGGGCGCTTCCTGAACATTCTGGACGACAAGCTTCGTCGCCGTGTGATCTTCCTCGGCTGGACCCTGGCCGAAGATCTCTACGGAGAGGAAGACCCGGTTGGCCGGACGCTGCTTGTAGACAACACTCCTTACACCGTGGTCGGGGTTTTGGAGGAGAAGCTCCAGATGGGAAGCTACGGCAGCCCCGACGAGGACCACGCGGTGGTGCCGATCACGACCTTCAAGGCCCAGTGGGGGCGCGAGCGCCTGACCAACCTGGTGGTTCAGGCCGACCGGGCCGAGAGCATGCCCACCGTCCTACGCGGAGTGCGCGAAGTCCTGGGCGCCAAGTACGGCTTCGATCCCGAGGACGAGCGCGCACTTCCCACCTGGGACACGGTCGAAGGCGCGGCCATCATGGGCAACATGCTCCTCGGTATCCAACTCTTCTTGGGGATCATCGGTGCGCTGACCCTGTTTGTGGGCGGCATCGGCGTCGCCAACATCATGTACGCGGTGGTGAAGGAGCGCACCAAGGAGATAGGGGTCAAGATGGCTCTCGGAGCCCGGAGCCGGTGGGTCACGGGACCGCTGGTGCTCGAGGGCCTCACCTACACGCTGCTCGGGGGCGTCCTGGGACTGATCATGGCCACCGGCCTGGTCACGGTGCTGGAGATGCTGCCGACCGGCGATAACGAAGCGATCGAGTTCCTCGGCAAGCCCACGCTGTCGCTTCCGATCGCGATCGCCACCGCCGCGATACTCGGCCTGATCGGGCTGGTGGCGGCCTACTTCCCGGCCCGGCGCGCTTCGCTGGTCGATCCCGCGGAGACCCTGCGCTATGAGTGA